Proteins co-encoded in one Acidovorax sp. 69 genomic window:
- the ccoN gene encoding cytochrome-c oxidase, cbb3-type subunit I, whose protein sequence is MDSPKTNAAHYNDTVVRQFSILAVVVGVVGMLVGVIIAAQLAWPELNFGIPWLSYGRLRPLHTNAVIFGFGGSALFATSYYVVQRTCQVRLFAGPLAAFTFWGWVLVIAGAVISLPLGYTQGKEYAELEWPIDILITLVWVSYAIVFFGTIGVRKVKHIYVANWFFGAFILAVALLHVVNSAAIPAGFMKSYSAYAGVQDAMVQWWYGHNAVGFFLTAGFLGMMYYFIPKQAGRPVYSYRLSIVHFWALIFTYMWAGPHHLHYTALPDWTQSVGMVFSLILLAPSWGGMINGIMTLSGAWHKLRDDPILRFLIVSLSFYGMSTFEGPMMSIKTVNALSHYTDWTIGHVHSGALGWVGLISMGSLYYLVPRLFGREKMHSMKAIELHFWMATIGIVLYIAAMWIAGVMQGLMWRAINPDGTLTYTFVESVKATYPFYVIRVAGGLLYLGGMLVMAWNVWMTAISGRSVKVAIPAVNAAHA, encoded by the coding sequence ATGGATTCTCCAAAAACAAATGCTGCGCACTACAACGATACGGTCGTGCGGCAGTTTTCTATCTTGGCCGTGGTTGTGGGGGTGGTTGGCATGCTGGTGGGCGTCATCATCGCCGCCCAACTTGCCTGGCCAGAACTCAACTTTGGCATACCCTGGCTCAGTTATGGCCGCTTGCGACCCCTGCACACGAATGCGGTGATCTTTGGGTTTGGCGGTAGCGCACTGTTTGCCACCAGCTACTACGTGGTGCAGCGCACCTGCCAGGTCCGCTTGTTTGCGGGTCCCTTGGCGGCATTCACCTTTTGGGGTTGGGTGCTGGTCATTGCCGGTGCTGTCATCAGCTTGCCGCTGGGTTACACCCAAGGCAAGGAATACGCGGAACTGGAATGGCCGATTGACATCCTGATCACGCTGGTCTGGGTGTCGTATGCCATCGTGTTCTTTGGCACGATTGGTGTGCGCAAGGTCAAGCACATCTATGTAGCCAACTGGTTCTTTGGTGCGTTCATCCTGGCCGTGGCTTTGCTCCACGTGGTGAACAGTGCTGCGATTCCCGCCGGCTTCATGAAGAGCTACTCTGCCTACGCCGGTGTGCAGGACGCCATGGTGCAGTGGTGGTATGGCCACAATGCCGTGGGCTTCTTCTTGACCGCTGGCTTCCTGGGCATGATGTATTACTTCATTCCCAAGCAGGCTGGCCGTCCCGTGTACTCGTACCGCCTGTCGATCGTGCACTTCTGGGCCCTGATCTTCACGTACATGTGGGCGGGTCCTCACCACCTGCACTACACCGCGCTGCCTGACTGGACGCAATCCGTGGGCATGGTGTTCTCCCTGATTCTGTTGGCCCCCAGCTGGGGCGGCATGATCAACGGGATCATGACGCTGTCGGGTGCATGGCACAAACTGCGTGACGACCCTATCCTGCGCTTCCTGATCGTGTCCTTGTCGTTCTATGGCATGTCCACGTTTGAAGGTCCGATGATGTCCATCAAGACCGTCAATGCCCTGAGTCATTACACCGACTGGACCATTGGTCACGTGCACTCTGGTGCCTTGGGTTGGGTGGGTCTTATTTCGATGGGTTCGCTGTACTACCTGGTGCCCCGCCTGTTCGGCAGGGAAAAGATGCATTCCATGAAGGCGATCGAGCTGCACTTCTGGATGGCCACCATCGGCATCGTGCTGTACATCGCAGCCATGTGGATTGCCGGTGTGATGCAAGGTCTGATGTGGCGCGCCATCAACCCTGACGGCACGCTCACCTACACCTTTGTGGAAAGCGTGAAGGCGACCTATCCGTTCTATGTGATCCGCGTGGCCGGTGGTCTGCTGTACCTGGGTGGCATGTTGGTCATGGCCTGGAACGTTTGGATGACGGCGATCTCGGGCCGTTCGGTCAAGGTGGCGATCCCTGCCGTGAATGCGGCCCACGCCTGA
- the ccoS gene encoding cbb3-type cytochrome oxidase assembly protein CcoS, with amino-acid sequence MDILYLLIPLSVMLVLLILGGLWWAVYHGQFESVEQEGERILRDG; translated from the coding sequence ATGGACATCCTTTATCTCCTTATCCCGCTGTCCGTGATGTTGGTTCTGTTGATTCTGGGCGGGCTGTGGTGGGCGGTTTACCACGGTCAGTTCGAGAGCGTGGAACAAGAGGGTGAGCGTATTCTCAGAGACGGTTGA